A window of Xiphophorus hellerii strain 12219 chromosome 19, Xiphophorus_hellerii-4.1, whole genome shotgun sequence contains these coding sequences:
- the prlh2r gene encoding prolactin releasing hormone 2 receptor produces the protein MDWEKAMNFSRVYSSTPASDSSSSCCNSSHLLFHPSLFPVPMFSGFDLLFSLKLLFIPLYSVVVLIACSGNLLLLFLIWYNKKRHNTTNFLISNLALVDLVMCVFCVPLTASYAFDRRGWVFGYHMCHFVTVMQSTTVYAAVLSLMAIAVDRYIVVAYPIRKRAGCQFCCCLVMLIWLSSLALSTPTALHTVYLDLHTAGLDMAVCEEFWDGQEQGRLIYSCFILFFSYFVPLAAVSISYCAISCHLKRRTTSSLTACPELRCARAAWSRRRWKTFCLLLVSVLCFAFSWLPLQVVNLIRDLDTDFSILGKNYINVIQVSAHLLAMSSACYNPFIYASLHNKFLSYLCLNPLTRRRGTEKHGGQGSSVLTTSHRMPRLNTFTTVADLPAVVLNDLVPKENYI, from the exons ATGGACTGGGAGAAAGCGATGAATTTCTCCAGAGTGTACTCCTCAACCCCGGCCTCTGACTCTTCGTCCTCCTGCTGTAACTCCTCCCACCTCCTCTTCCACCCCTCTCTGTTTCCGGTCCCCATGTTTTCCGGCTTCGACCTGCTGTTCAGCCTGAAGCTCCTCTTCATCCCGCTCTACTCTGTCGTGGTTCTGATCGCCTGCTCCGggaacctcctcctcctcttcctcatctggTACAACAAAAAGAGACACAACACCACTAACTTCCTCATCAGTAACTTGGCGCTCGTCGACCTGGTGATGTGCGTCTTCTGCGTCCCTTTGACGGCCTCCTACGCCTTTGACAGGCGCGGTTGGGTGTTTGGGTACCACATGTGTCACTTTGTGACCGTGATGCAGTCCACCACCGTTTACGCAGCGGTTCTGTCCCTCATGGCCATCGCGGTGGATCGTTATATCGTTGTAGCGTATCCCATTCGCAAGAGAGCGGGATGCCAGTTCTGCTGCTGCCTGGTGATGCTGATCTGGTTGTCCTCTTTGGCGCTATCCACCCCGACTGCACTTCACACGGTTTACCTGGACCTGCACACTGCGGGCCTGGACATGGCGGTCTGCGAGGAGTTTTGGGATGGACAGGAACAAGGCAGACTCATTTACTCGTGTTTCATCCTCTTCTTTTCCTACTTTGTCCCGCTGGCTGCTGTGTCCATTTCCTACTGTGCTATATCCTGCCACCTGAAGCGGAGGACCACGTCCAGTTTGACAGCATGTCCCGAGCTGAGGTGCGCACGGGCCGCCTGGAGTAGACGGCGGTGGAAGACCTTCTGTCTGCTGCTGGTTTCTGTTCTCTGCTTTGCCTTCTCCTGGCTCCCCTTGCAG GTGGTGAACCTTATCCGTGACCTGGACACAGACTTCTCCATACTGGGGAAGAATTACATTAACGTCATCCAGGTGTCTGCTCACCTGCTCGCCATGAGCTCGGCGTGCTACAACCCCTTCATTTACGCTTCGTTGCACAATAAATTCCTGTCCTACCTCTGTCTCAACCCCCTGACTCGCAGGAGAGGAACAGAGAAGCACGGAGGTCAGGGGTCGAGCGTGCTGACGACGTCTCACAGAATGCCGCGCCTCAACACCTTCACCACCGTGGCGGATTTACCTGCCGTTGTCCTGAACGACCTCGttccaaaagaaaactacatCTGA